GAATTTCGTAAGCTCTTTAACCGTTTATAGTACAACtgtgtttggtttgtttgtttggcatccgtctgtctcggaagacaatggtaggcagacagggtgggtttaaggcgacccgtctgcctggcctgcactttttaaggtgaaggaggggtgtgcacttccttctccaccaccctctcgtccactggcgcactaagtcctacaggggcaattgtttgcaacgtgtaagacggccccagcagatgcaggtttgttatttNNNNNNNNNNNNNNNNNNNNNNNNNNNNNNNNNNNNNNNNNNNNNNNNNNNNNNNNNNNNNNNNNNNNNNNNNNNNNNNNNNNNNNNNNNNNNNNNNNNNATGAGGATCCCCTACCAGGTACACAGGGGGTAGGCTGGATTGAGAGACATGAAAGACAcaaggaaacaacaacaaaaaaacatgaaaagaaatgaaggTAGAGATtaatggattgatggatggatggaagaaGAAATATTCGAGAAATAAAGTAGAAGTGGAGAGTGAATACTTCAGAGAAGAAACAAATTACACACGTCTTTGTATTATCCTAAAAAACGTATGCTTTAGATTTTGAGAAACTTATCACACCACGAACACTTGATTGATACTTGTTTTATTGAACGACTATGCCAGCTTTCTATAACACATTTGTTGTTTGCTTATCATTGGACTCCAGGTATGAAGCTGGACACGTCGTTTAAGAACCGTGGGAAGGACGGTCTGGACCCCACCTGGCAGATCGCGGCGGTAGTGCACCACGCCAGCCTCCACAACCTGCGGGTCCGCGCGGTGGGTGTCGGGTACTCCTGGTCCAAAATGACCAGTACCAGAGACATATTGATAGGTAAGACATGTCTTCAATATATTCATTAACGATTGTCTAATGTTCAGTGTGGTGCAAGACGAAAGCCAAAATCTAAGCAGGTGACAATGcgaacataacgttacattgtaatctctaagcagatcatatagtagcataagatagtatcaaaagctggcaaaagagtgaagccggcctaggagtagTAGTGTGTATGGCTCTGGTGCCTAGGAGTCTGTATGCTACCGTAGCCATACACGCTCcttggccggcttcactcctagcttttgatactatcttattatTATGTCACTGTAGGATCCGCTTCGAGATTAGTTTAATACATTGGGCCAAGGGCTGTTGGTCCGTACCCTGTAAAATTCTAGATTTGGTTGTACTTGATTGTTAGACTTGATTGAGGTTCAATTTTACTTGtttaaaatgtatatataccaTTGCAGACATGTCCGGCCTAACCCGCGTCATCACCAAAAAGCCACAAAAATATTTCGAGAAGTACCACCTCGTCGAGGTGCAGGCTGGGAAGGTGGTTCGGGAGTTTGTCCGTGAAATCGACATCAAGTTCAAGTTGGCCCTTCCTGGAATGGACAACTTCATGGGGCAGACGGTGGGCGGGGCCGTGTGTACGTCAGCACACGGGTCAGGGTTCAACTTGCAGAGCATAGTAAGTTTTCATGtgataatctccaaacagatacaGTGGGGAAGAAACGTCATAATTTTGTGCAACATACTGTTACAGACTAAGAAGCACATTGTACCAACAACAAAGCGAAAATACGGGTCTAAATAATCGCATTATATCTAACCAATAGATGTTATTCAAATGGATCCTTATCCAAATTATTGTTTACTTTTGGTACATCCATAGAAAAGAAATTGAATCAAAGAGAAGAAGTTGTGAAAATGATTCTAACTTGACTTAAAAATATGAGATCGTCTCTGAAACATACACGCGAGCGAGAGTTAAGTTAGAATAGATCTACTTACTGTCAAATCTTACAGTTTTTCTGCTTTAGCACATAGAGGACATGTAGGTAATGATCAAGTGTATGCAGTCCATGACAATCAGCAAAACGCTTTGTTTCTTTCCAGTCCAACTCCATTGTAAGCCTGCACATGATCATCGCCGGCGGGATCCAGGTGACAGTTCGGGAGCCCACGGCCACGGAGACCGACATGCCTCTGGAACATGTCCGTGCTCTTGTCGCCAGGGCGCAGTTTGGAGACGGTCCCCTTGAGATCATCAGCAAACAAGCCTTCAGAGCTGCTCAGGTGGGGATGGGCGTGAAATCTGTGTCATTTTATGAAACGAAATCAGCTTGCTAGGGCTTATTCTGCGGAAGAATTGTGTTTGTGCGCACGAATATGAAGTGCGGACGATTTCCTGACGTTGATACTTTCTGTATACAGGTTGGTCTGGGATGTTTAGGCATCATCTATTCCGTCATATTCAAGTGCGTGCCCCTCTTCGAGATCATGGAACAGCGCCGCCTAACGACTTTCACATGGCCTGCCTCTGGGGACTCGCTGGATTTCAGGATCCCCAGAAACTTCGACAGCAACTACATCGGCTCCAACGaattcttctccttctttgtGAACCCGTTTCCGAAGAAATGTTGCTCACGTGAAGGTATAGTCTGACTTGCCAATAGTACTTTCTGGACTCTACTACTATAGCAGTTCTCGCCTCTTTTATTAGAACATATTCTAATGTGTCTCAATACCACCTTACACGTATAGCTGATCAAACTACTAGTCTACTGTTTCAGAGTCAAGACTTTATTGGGCATTTCCCTCGACTATAACCACTTGCTTCTTGATAACCCTTCTTTCCCTCTCAATTACAATCTGCTCACTAAGGATGGTTGGGACCTGGTAAGTACTAGAAAATCCACAAATCCTTTGATGACAAACAAGGCATTAGTTATGCTATATATATTTCCTTCACTTGTATGTAGAGGGTACATTACGAAATCCACTAATTTTGATATTAATGTATCTCCGCGGTAAGCTAATGTACCTCCAATGCAAATTATCTAACTTGTATCTGTTTCACTGGTACAGGAGTGGAACATGTCCGAGTTGTGTACGTCAGAGGAAGGAAGGCTACAGAGAACGACTACCTATCCAGACCTCCGTGTCGCGACGCATGCGCGTGCTGCTGTTGTGAAGGGTGCAGGGGGTGTACTGCCTGTGAAGGTTGTAAGGTACGTCATCGTCATCGTCATTCTTGACCAATCAGGACTCCGAACGCCAACCTTGCTGCTGATTGGTCTACAACAGTCCTCTGGAATTtacctatccttggtgctgaaattgcCGTCTCTTCAGCAGCCTGTTGCGTTACTTTGCATACGTGCTTGTTAACGCCAAGATATTTCTATTTAAAACAGTGAGCAATGGGTGACTGATGTTAGGGCGGCTTTtgatatggcctccttcggtcaaaaTTGACCACGGCTTAGGGCATGAATAAGATATAGAAAGATATCTGTATGCTTTCGTGGGTTTTAAATTACGCTCTTGTTGTGCATATGTGACAAAAGAACGGAGTTCTGCAGGATTCaatgaaacatttttgtttgttttggtactTCTAGACGGACGTTTGTGCGAGCTGTTATTCAAGTTACGTCATGCGTGAGCCCAGCTCCATCCCCGGCTGGATAGACAACTGCATGAAGATGTCCATTCACAAGGGGCATTACGTTAACACCTGGTACAAGGTGCTGCAGTACAACAAAGGGACCGCTCAGTAAGTATCCAGACTGGGGTACATGCAGTTTTCACAATGCATTTTTTCTGTCATTAAACTTTTAAGACTGATTTCTTTGAACACGTACGGATATTGCCAATTTTTATCAATTCTCATTCTGCACAAGGAATACCAAAGGTATTGCACGTTGTagaaatgtatgtttatattgtacatgtaatatcaaaaTTCTTACGGTAAAAATAAATTATAGCGTGGCGTCTTCTGAGTGGTCGGTCGCTCTGGAGGACCTGGAGGCCGCCCTTGGTGACGTCATTGCCATGGCAGTGGATTATGGGAGGAAGCACAACTACTTCAACCTGATGCCGCTGTCCTGCCGTCTGACCAAGTCTGACGAGGCCTACCTCAGTCTGGCCAACAAGTACAGGCCGGACGGTAGCGAGTGTGAACGTTACGCACATATAGAGGTAAGAAATTATCAATATAGTTGTGCAAAATGAAACTAACCATCTTTATAGTTGTCAGAAGCAACCAGACATTATGATCAATTGGTAACTAATCTaattctctccaagcagaggttagctATAGGCTCCGGGTGATTTGTGACGTTTTTAAAGCGTTTTTATCGGACTATAGTTTTTATACCTCTTTGTTTTAACTTGGCCGCGCGCGAGAAAACgataaaaatagaaagcccgataaaacgcctGAAAAACgttaaaacaaaaaacaaacggCCAAtgcctaatctctgcttggagaatgacTAATCTGCTGAAAGCAGTTGAAGTATAAGCATGAAATCTGTGAAAACTGAAACGGATGCTGATGTACCTTGTTGTTTCCCTCCCAGCTCCCTTACTTCCCAGGCTCGTACGGAGTGGAGGAGTTCCACCGCGCCCTGGAGGACATGCTGTACGAGAGGTACCAGGCACGGGCGCACTGGGCTAAGAACCGCTGGTTCGACGCACGGCGGGTGCACGACCTCTACCCGGCACTGGAGCACTGGAAGGAGGTCTACACAGTCTTCAACAGGTACGTTTTACCTATCAATTGCTTTGAGATCCAGAATAATCAGTATGTACAGTATCCGTTCTGAGGAAAAGTTTTCAATCCTGATATGATCCAAACACAAATGTACCTCTAGCCTATGAATTGTAAGGGGCAAGTAGAAATAGTCTCCTGGCTTCCTGCATTCGAACCCGCACCGCCAGTTCACAAATCTACCGCCACTGGGCACTATAAAACCAAAAGGGTCAGACCCGTTGTCATGGTACGTTTGGcggcacttgaaccccactgttactgAATGAATGTACTTTTGTGGGGACACTATATAGTTATATCGAGGACTTGTAATCATCTTTGGGGACTTTCCTTATATATCTAAATGCCTTAAGGCCTTTAGGGCCCTTTAGAACTAAGTTATATTATTGT
The window above is part of the Branchiostoma floridae strain S238N-H82 unplaced genomic scaffold, Bfl_VNyyK Sc7u5tJ_264, whole genome shotgun sequence genome. Proteins encoded here:
- the LOC118408628 gene encoding L-gulono-1,4-lactone dehydrogenase-like (The sequence of the model RefSeq protein was modified relative to this genomic sequence to represent the inferred CDS: added 127 bases not found in genome assembly), with product MGNASGSSRRRVFRNYDGTEEVEPLVAYFTPVRGRMMKDPLPGMKLDTSFKNRGKDGLDPTWQIAAVVHHASLHNLRVRAVGVGYSWSKMTSTRDILIDMSGLTRVITKKPQKYFEKYHLVEVQAGKVVREFVREIDIKFKLALPGMDNFMGQTVGGAVCTSAHGSGFNLQSIHIEDM
- the LOC118408636 gene encoding uncharacterized protein LOC118408636 isoform X2; this translates as MIIAGGIQVTVREPTATETDMPLEHVRALVARAQFGDGPLEIISKQAFRAAQVGLGCLGIIYSVIFKCVPLFEIMEQRRLTTFTWPASGDSLDFRIPRNFDSNYIGSNEFFSFFVNPFPKKCCSREGVEHVRVVYVRGRKATENDYLSRPPCRDACACCCCEGCRGCTACEGCKTDVCASCYSSYVMREPSSIPGWIDNCMKMSIHKGHYVNTWYKVLQYNKGTAHVASSEWSVALEDLEAALGDVIAMAVDYGRKHNYFNLMPLSCRLTKSDEAYLSLANKYRPDGSECERYAHIELPYFPGSYGVEEFHRALEDMLYERYQARAHWAKNRWFDARRVHDLYPALEHWKEVYTVFNSDHTFDNQFTARCGFEDSHEVMANFPERSGHMTWRRKVGGYVIYKTDGSPAITRQPSRISRQSSRSSRSSRHGSQSRRPNMKTFQ
- the LOC118408636 gene encoding uncharacterized protein LOC118408636 isoform X1, whose protein sequence is MIIAGGIQVTVREPTATETDMPLEHVRALVARAQFGDGPLEIISKQAFRAAQVGLGCLGIIYSVIFKCVPLFEIMEQRRLTTFTWPASGDSLDFRIPRNFDSNYIGSNEFFSFFVNPFPKKCCSREGWLGPGVEHVRVVYVRGRKATENDYLSRPPCRDACACCCCEGCRGCTACEGCKTDVCASCYSSYVMREPSSIPGWIDNCMKMSIHKGHYVNTWYKVLQYNKGTAHVASSEWSVALEDLEAALGDVIAMAVDYGRKHNYFNLMPLSCRLTKSDEAYLSLANKYRPDGSECERYAHIELPYFPGSYGVEEFHRALEDMLYERYQARAHWAKNRWFDARRVHDLYPALEHWKEVYTVFNSDHTFDNQFTARCGFEDSHEVMANFPERSGHMTWRRKVGGYVIYKTDGSPAITRQPSRISRQSSRSSRSSRHGSQSRRPNMKTFQ